From Xiphophorus hellerii strain 12219 chromosome 9, Xiphophorus_hellerii-4.1, whole genome shotgun sequence, a single genomic window includes:
- the LOC116725335 gene encoding serine dehydratase-like has translation MPEHFHVNTPLLESVSMSKMAGTAVYLKMENCQPSGSFKIRGVGHLCQQLASRSRGVVCSSGGNAGMAAAYVARKMGLSATVVVPSSTPPLVVRRLQEQGAAVKVAGKVWDDANAEALRLAETEQLTFVPPFDHPLLWEGHASVVAEAAAALGPGARPGAVLLSVGGGGLLCGVVHGLKDAGWADVPIIAMETVGADCFNAAIKAGELVTLDDITSEAKCLGAKTVCRRAFELSLSGEATIISELVTDQEALRAVQMFLDEERVLVEMACGAALAAVYSGLIPRLQAQGRLPTPLRPLLVIVCGGSSINMEQLISLQQKLQS, from the exons ATGCCGGAGCATTTCCATGTGAACACGCCGCTGCTGGAGAGCGTCAGCATGTCCAAGATGGCGGGCACCGCCGTCTACCTGAAGATGGAGAACTGCCAGCCGTCCGGCTCCTTTAAGATCCGCGGCGTAGGACACCTCTGTCAGCAG CTCGCCAGCCGCTCCAGGGGAGTCGTGTGTTCTTCAG GTGGGAACGCCGGGATGGCCGCGGCCTACGTGGCGCGGAAGATGGGGCTGTCGGCGACCGTGGTGGTGCCGTCCTCCACCCCCCCGCTGGTGGTCCGCAGGCTGCAGGAGCAGGGCGCCGCCGTCAAGGTCGCCGGGAAG GTTTGGGACGACGCCAACGCCGAAGCTCTGAGGCTGGCGGAGACAGAGCAGCTGACCTTTGTTCCTCCGTTTGATCACCCTCTGCTGTG GGAGGGCCACGCCTCGGTGGTGGCGGAGGCGGCGGCCGCCCTGGGCCCCGGGGCCCGGCCCGGCGCCGTGCTGCTGTCGGTGGGAGGCGGGGGCCTGCTGTGCGGCGTCGTCCACGGCCTGAAGGACGCCGGCTGGGCGGACGTGCCCATCATCGCCATGGAAACGGTGGGGGCCGACTGCTTCAACGCCGCCATCAAGGCGGGGGAGCTGGTGACTCTGGATGACATCACCAG CGAGGCCAAGTGTCTGGGTGCGAAGACGGTCTGCCGCAGAGCCTTTGAGCTGAGCCTGAGCGGCGAGGCGACCATCATCTCTGAGCTGGTGACGGACCAGGAGGCGCTGAGGGCCGTCCAGATGTTCCTGG ATGAGGAGCGGGTTCTGGTGGAGATGGCGTGTGGAGCAGCGCTGGCCGCCGTCTACAGCGGCCTGATCCCCAGACTGCAGGCCCAAG GCCGTCTGCCGACTCCcttgcgccccctgctggtgatCGTGTGCGGCGGCAGCAGCATCAACATGGAGCAGCTGATCAGCCTCCAGCAGAAGCTGCAGAGCTAA